A region of the Anaerobiospirillum thomasii genome:
GCTACCAATATGTATCACGATATTGCCGTAAAGCAGCTGGCTTCTTCAGAAAAATTAAAGACCACTATTGCCGATGCTGACAAAAAGTATGGAGCCGGTAAGATTACTATTGATACCGGTATTAAAGGTGCAGACGGCAAGAATAAAATTCTTGAGATTAACGTAGATAAAGACGATACCATTGACAGCATCCGTCGCAAGATCAATGACAACAATATTGGTGTTACCGCCAATATCGTAAAGACCAAGAATGGAGTCGAGCTGAGCATTGACTCTGGCGTAACCGGTGCTGGAAAATCCAAGATGGAGATTACAACTTCCGGTGATGCTAGCCTTGATGTATTCAAGTCTGCAAGCATGAAAAGAGAAGATGGTAAAGATGCCATTATCGTTGTAGACGGTCATGAGATTGCCAATGACTCCAACGTCTTTGATACTCAGGTATCTGGTATTACCATTACTGCCACCAAGGTATCAGAGAAGGATGATAAGGGTAACTTTAAGACCAACTCTGTTGAGCTGACCGAGGATGCCGAGGCTGTAACCAAGAAGATGCAGGAGTTTATAGATGCCTATAATGCTCTGCACAAGACCATGGATGAACTTTACAAGCGCAATACCTATGAGGACGGCAAGAACAACTACGACGGTGGTGAGCTTGCTGGTGACTCAATGGTCAAGAGCATGCAGTATGCCATGTCAAACATGATTACCACCTATGGCTCAGATGCTGCAGCTGCAGGTAAAGATGCTCTATCAATTTTCAACATGGGTATCAAGTTTGAAAAGGATGGTACCTTATCACTTGATTCAACCAAGTTCAAAGAGTCACTTAAGGACAACTACAATCAGGTAGTTAATGCCTTCTCAGGTGAGAAGAGCCTTATCAACAAGTTTGAGACTCTGGTAAAAGACTACACCAAGTCAGGTGGTATTTTAGCCGAGCGTGAGGACAGACTGCAGACTGAGAACAAGGATATCGGCAAGAAAGAGGCAAGCAATGCTGAGCTTCTGGCCAAGTATGAAGAGGGTCTGCGTCAGAAGTACGCAAGCCTTGACAACCTGATTGCAGGTTACAACTCTTCTATGTCCTATATCTCACAGATTATGGCTCAGAGTTCACCTAAATAATATTAATTTTACTCTTAATTAAACACTTTTATCAAAGCACCTGGAAACAGGTGCTTTTCACTTTTATTTAAAACAATTCACACAGGTATTTCTTTTTTTGCTATGCTAGAGTTATCTGATAAAGGAGAACTCTATGGAACTATTAAAAGGTCACGCTCTAGTCGGTGACATCGGCGGCACCAATGCCCGTCTTGCTCTGTGCAATCTTGAAGATGGCACCATCTCAACACCTATTATCTATTCCTCAACTGATAATGAATCACTTGAGGAGGTTATTTTAAAATTCAAACAGGATTCAGGCGGAGACTTTAAAGTGGCATGTATTGCCATAGCCTGCCCAATTACTGGTGACTATGTCAAAATGACTAATAATCCATGGGAGTTTTCACAGTCACAGTTAAAGACTTCATTAAACCTAGACAAGCTTATTGTCATCAATGACTTTACAGCCATGTCTATGTCTGTACCTGTACTTGATAAGAGCAATCTGGTTAAAATCGGCGGCGGTGAGGCAGATCCTAAGGCCCCTATTGCCGTCTATGGTGCAGGCACTGGTCTTGGTGTGGCCCATCTTATCCATCATGGTACTGAGTGGATCCCTCTTTCAGGTGAAGGTGGTCATGTGGATTTAGCCCCTTCCTCTATGTACGAGGATATGATTCTTGTGGCTCTGCGTGCCCGTATCGGCCACGTCTCTGCAGAGCGTGTACTCTCAGGCATGGGTCTGTTAAATCTCTATGAGGCTATTGCCATGTCAAAAGAGAGACTTAATGAGAAGCTTACCCCACCTGATATAACAGCAAGAGCTCTGTCCAACAATCCAGATCCAGACTGTGTCGAGGCCTTAGATACCTTCTGCAAGCTTATGGGTCGTTTTGGTGGCAACCTGGCTTTAACCACAGGTACTTTTGGTGGCGTCTATATTGCAGGCGGTATTGTACCTCGCTTTATTGATTATTTTAAAAACTCTCAGTTCCGTCAGGCCTTTGAAGACAAGGGCAGATTCAAAGAGTATCTAAAGAAGATCCCTGTTTATGTAATTACAGATACCAAGGCAGGATTGTTAGGTGCGGGCGCTATGCTGCGTCAGTCTTTAGGCTACGTACTCTAGGAATACCTACTCAACAGAATGCAAAAAGGCCCAGAAATCCGGGCCTTTTGTTTTACTGTCTTTTAATCCAGGAAGCCACGCAGGCCTGCTGATCTGCAAGGATGGCGCAGTTTACGTAAAGCCTTGGCCTCAATCTGACGGATACGCTCACGGGTTACACCAAACTGACGACCTACCTCCTCAAGAGTATGATCAGATGGCATACCTATACCAAAACGCATACGCAGTACCTGTGCCTCACGTGGCGGCATATCATTGAGCACTGTGTTAATGGCATTTTTCAGGCTCTCAGAGGTGGCAGCCTCGGCTGGGACTATAATTGAACTGTCCTCAATAAAATCTCCAAGATGTGAATCATCATCGTCACCTACAGGAGTCTCAAGTGAGATTGGCTCCTTGGCAATCTTCATAACCTTGCGGATCTTATCCTCAGGCAGCCCCATCTTGACAGAGAGCTCCTCTGGTGTTGGCTCACGTCCCTTCTCCTGTAGCATATTGCGTGAAATACGATTGAGCTTGTTGATAGTCTCAATCATATGTACAGGAATACGTATAGTGCGGGCCTGATCGGCAATAGATCTGGTAATGGCCTGTCTGATCCACCAGGTGGCATAGGTTGAGAACTTATAGCCACGTCTGTACTCAAACTTATCCACAGCCTTCATAAGACCAATATTGCCTTCTTGAATCAGATCTAAAAACTGCAGACCGCGGTTGGTGTATTTCTTGGCAATGGAGATAACCAGACGCAGATTGGCCTCAACCATCTCCTTTTTAGCCTTTTTAGCCATGGCATCACCCATCATGACACGACGGGAGATATCACGCAGACGGGATATGGTAATACCTGACTCAGCCTCAACTGACATTAAGGCATTGACACAATCCTCAACTTCACGGCGATAGTCTTTGAGCTTGTTGGCATAAGCCTTTTTGGACTTGAGGGCCTTTTCAAACCAGGCAATATCAGCCTCCATGCCAGAGTCTGTGTATAAAGCCTTAAGATCTTCGATCTTCATACCGCATCGGTTGACGCAGATCTCACGTATACGTCTGTCCTGACGCTTGATTCTATCCATCATATCGTGCATGCGTGAGAGTAGTGATTCAAGCTGCTGAGGCACAAGCCTGAATGTTGAGAAAATCTCAGAGAGCTTGGCAAGCTCCTCCTGATATTTGCGCTCAGCTACTGCACCCTTTTTGGCACGTGCAGCCATAACCTTGTCAAACTGAACTCTAAGCTCGGTGAATTTGGCCTGGGCAATTTCCGGATCAGGACCGTTGTCAGATGGAGTGGAGCTGCCATCAACGCTATCATCAGCTACATCATCGTCATCCTCATCATCTAAATCGGCATTCTTGCCTCTACCCTCTTTTCCAGAGTCTTTTGAGAGCTTTAAATCGTCATCATCGTCAGCGTCAATATCAATATTGTCAATATCCTCAATATTGTCGCTATCATCTATAAGGGACTCATCTAAAGTATCATCAGAGAGGCTATTCTCAGCAAAGCCTACAACAATGTCAGCAAGTCTTATTTCAGCGTCTTCAAGGCATGAGGCATCATAGAGCCTAAAGAGCTCCTCCATAGCCTGTGGATATTCAACCACGCACATCTGTACATCATTGGTACCACGCTCGATGCGTTTTGAGATCTCAATTTCATCCTTGCGGGTTAAAAGCGAGACATTGCCCATCTCGCGCATATACATACGCACAGGATCGGTGGTTCTTCCAATCTCAACTGAGCTGTCAAGCTGATTAGCTACAGTCTCCACATCATCCTCAACTGAGGTTGAGGTATCATTTAAAAGAATGTCATCAGGATCAGGCGGTGTTTCACAGACATTGATACCCATATCGATAAATGTCTGAATAAAGACTGAGAGCTGATCTCCACTTATAATGTCAGGTGGAATTAAATCATTGATTTCCTCAATGGTAAGGTAACCCTGCTCTTTACCTCTGGCTATTAACTGCTTAAATTCTGTACTTGCTGAGTTATTGTCCATACTTTCCATCTACTTAAATTAAAGCTAAAGCTCATAAATGTTTGAGCTAATGAAAAGCCCACGCAGGTGAGCTTGCAAGCCAAAGCTACAGACTTAATTTATCGTATGGCATAATGCATATGCTGCTAAACTTACACAAAAACGTGTTTTAAAACCGAGCCATTACAATAAAGTATTTGCCTATAGGCAAAAAGCGCAAGAGATTTCTCTGTTGCGCGGCTTTTAATTTATAGTTTACAAAGTGCTAAAAAGCAAATTCTTAGAGTATATTTTTCTTAAAATTGCCATATATGATAGAAATCAGTGCAAAGCAGTAAATTCTCCGCCCTGCACCTTTTCCCATACTGCTGCCTTAATCTAACTGAACGTCATCAGGAATGATGGCATTGTGGTAAACCTCCTGCACATCATCATAATCCTCAAGCAGATCGATCATCTTTAAGAACTTGACAGCAGTTTCAGCATCCAAAGCTGTCTCTGTTGATGCTGTCATGGTTACCTGAGCATTGCTAGGCTTGATATCCTTGGCGGCAAAAGCATCAACCACATTGGCAAAAGCCTCAGGAGTGGTGTAGACATCAATTGAACCGTCATCATTGCTTACAACATCATCAGCACCTGCATCAAGGGCAATATCCATGGCGGTATCTTCATCTACACAGACCTTGCCGTTTTCATCAGGAATGAAGTTTATAACACCGCGCTTGGTGAAAAGATAGTTTACAGAGCCTGTGGTGCCAAGATTGCCGCCAAACTTGGTAAAGCCGTGGCGTACATCTGAGGCTGTACGGTTTCTGTTGTCTGTCATGCACTCAACCATAACAGCCACACCGCCTACACCATAGCCCTCATAGACAATGGTCTCAAGATCGGCACCTTCACCACCGCCTACACCTCTTTCAATGGCTCTTTTGATGGTGTCACGGGTCATGTTCTGTGACAGAGCTGAAATAACAGCTGAGCGCAGTCTTGGATTTGAACCCTCATCACCACCGCCTAAACGGGCGGCTGTAGTGATTTCACGAATAAGTTTGGTAAAAATTTTGCCTTTCTTGGCATCTTGAGCGGCCTTTCTGAATTTAATGTTGGCCCACTTGGAATGTCCAGCCATGTTATATCCTCATAAATGGTACAAACCCCTGCCCTGCTTTACAGAGCAGGTGTTTTATCTATTATTTTTCTATATCTGTTACAGTAATTGCAAGCTCGTTTAAAGCCTCATCAGATGCCAGATTTGGAGCCTGAGTCATCAGACAGGCGGCAGCTGTAGTCTTAGGGAAGGCAATTACATCACGTATATTGTCTGTGCCGGTTAAAAGCATGGTTACGCGATCAAGACCAAAGGCTAAACCAGCATGTGGCGGAGCACCGAATGATAAGGCATCAAGCAGGAAGCCAAATTTCTCCTGAGCCTCTTCATTTGAAATACCGAGCACTTTAAATACAGCCTGCTGCATCTTCTGATCGTAGATGCGTACAGAGCCGCCACCTGACTCATAACCGTTGATAACAAGATCATAGGCATCAGCATAAACAGCCATAGGATTTTCAATAAGCTGCTCTGGTGTGGCATTGGCAGGAGCTGTAAATGGATGATGCATGGCAGTAAGACCTGCCTCCTCTGTCATCTCAAACATTGGGAAATCAATTACCCATAGTGCCTTGTAGCCATCTGCTATAAGTCCTTTGTCTTTTGCAGTCTGTACGCGCAGTGCACCTATAGCGCTGTGAGTCTTTACTCTCTCACCGGCGCCGATAAAGACTATGTCGCCATCTTTGGCCATACAGCCATTGACCAGAGCCAAAAGCTCATCGGCAGTTAAATGCTTGGCTACAGATGACTGCAGACCCTCGGCTCCTTTGGCGAGCTCATTAACCTTAATCCAGATAAGACCTGAGCCACCCATCTTCTTGACATAGTCTGTGTAATTGTCAATCTCACGGCGGGTCAATGAGGCACCACCTGGCAGGGCAAAACCCACTACTCTGCCGTTTTTATCATTGGCAGGGCCAGAGAGCACCTTAAATTCTGTATTTCTTACAGCATCGCAGAGAATGTGCAGCTCATAGTCAATACGCAGATCAGGCTTGTCAGAGCCAAAACGATCCATGGCCTCATCCCAGGTCATGACAGGCAGAGTGCCTAAATCGTAATTTGCAATTTCCTTGAACAGACCTACTATCATATCCTCCATAACAGCGCGTACATCTAAAGCGCTCATAAAGGAGGTCTCAACATCAATCTGAGTGAACTCAGGCTGTCTGTCAGCTCTTAAATCCTCATCACGGAAGCATTTTACAATCTGATAGTATCTGTCATAGCCTGCAATCATTAAAAGCTGCTTGAACAGCTGTGGTGACTGTGGCAGAGCATAGAATTTGCCATGATGGATACGTGATGGCACCAGATAGTCACGGGCACCCTCTGGGGTGGCCTTGGTCAGCATTGGTGTTTCAATATCCAAAAAGCCATGGCTGTCTAAATAATTTCTTACATAACGGGTAATCTTAGCTCTGGTGGTTAGCATACGTACCATCTCAGGGCGGCGCAGATCTAAATAGCGATAACGCAGTCTCTGCTCTTCTGAATTGTCCTGATTGAAATCAAGAGGCAATACACCAGCCTTATTGAAAATCTCAAGATCTGAGGCATAAATTTCAATTGCACCTGTGGCCATCTTGGAATTTACCTGATCATCTGGTCTGGCTTTGACCACGCCTTTGACTTTAATGCAGAACTCATTGCGCAGTGTGGAGGCAAGAGCATGCAGATTAGCATTATCAGGCTCGAAAACCACCTGCACAAGTCCAGTTCTGTCACGCAGATCGATAAAAATCAGATTACCAAGATCGCGGCGACGGTTGACCCAGCCGCACAGTGTCACCTCACTTGAGGCGTGATTGAGATTTACATCTGAACAGTAATGTGTACGCATTGACATATAAAAGTGCCTCTTATTGTTTATGAGGGCAGGCATTGCAGGCGCATGAAGTAGCAGCACCGCTCTCTGCACTAGATTGAGCTTTAGCCTTGTTTGATGCAGTGGTACCACACCAGCCGCCTCCCTTTAGATCAAAGGAGGTTCTTGAAATCATTTTAATCAGAGAATCGCTATTGCAGTTGTCGCAGTGCACAAGAGGCTTTTCCTTAATCCCCTGCATTACAGTCAGCATCTGACCGCAACTTTTGCACCTGTACTCGTAAAAAGGCATATAAAAACTCAGTCCATGATAAGTTAATAAACGCTGTATTATATATTTTTTTATTATTTTTTGCTAAGAGATTTAACAAAAAGCTTTGTTTTATCAATAAAAAAAGGTAGCCTGTTTTTGTACAAACTGCTACCTTTTACTCTTTTAGCCTGTCATCTAACGTTTAATCTCCACAAGTGATAGTTTTGTTGTGGCATACATTGCAAGAGCAAGTATTAAAAGCATAAAGCCTGTGCCTATAATTAAAGCGTAATTTTGTATATGCAAAATCACATATAACATAAAATAAGTTACACACATAATACACAGCATGACAAGCGTATAGACTTTTTTCTTGAATAAGGCATGTATATAGGCGCCGGTCATGATCACCACTGCCAGGGTTGCAAAAGCATAGACATAGGCAAACAGTACAAACTCACTTACAGCCAAAAGCAGCAGATAGAACATACAAAGAGCAAGCCCAAGCACACCAAGCTGCAGAACATTTAAAAAACGTCGCACTGTAATTTCAAAGGCAAAAATTGCTGTATAGACCACAGCTGCAAATAAAAACACATAGTCTATTAACCTATCAATCAGACTAAAGCCCATATACTCATATTCCTTAAAATCAAGGCCTACGCCAGGCGCTTTCTTTAGCAGCAGATAGGTATGCATATTTTTGTAATTGCTGACATTGTCTGTCCTTGACATGTCATATTCAAGGCAAAAGGATTTATCGGCAATGTGGCTTTGTATAGGTTTTGCAGCTACATCTCTTACAGACTTGAGATAAGGTCTGAGAAAAGGCTCTGCACCTGTACCTTTTATAGAAACTTCATTTCGTTTTGAAAAGTTCCTGAAGGTAAGCCCCTGTGTTCCCTGGTAGACTAGCGATATATCAAAGTCAACCACACCCGATCCTTTTCTGGCCTTTAAAAATGCGCTTTGAATATCTGCCTGCACATAACCAAGACCATAACCAATTTCTTCTGACTCAACCTTAAACTTAGTGCCGCATACTTCAATTTTATTTATGGCATTAATGGCTATATTCTTATTCTGCGATATAAAAAGAGAAGGTGTGCCCACCTCAAAATTATCATCTAAAGCCTCTTCAAATTCTTTCAGGGAAAAAATTCCCTTATATCTGACATCTGCACTAAAGGCATTGCCTTTATACAGACCATGGCTTTTAGGGCTGATTTTAAGATCTACAGTAGTCTTCACTGTATCTGCAATAATTATAAGCCTTTTGTTCTCTATGACAGATCTTCTAGCTAATTTAATTTGTGTTTTTTTATAAAGAGGTATATAGATTATAGGGGATGCTATAATTAAATACGGCCCATGCAGCTTCATAAAATACTCTTTATCCTGCTTATATACCCCTTTGCGATCTTCTATAAGGTCGTTAAAAATATTCATAGGCACAAGTACTAAACATCCTATGAATGCCATAATAATAAAATGCAGTGTAATTTTATGTAATATGCCTTTTTGCTTTATAAAGCCATATAGATCTTTAATACGCATGTAAGTATTTAACTTTTTATCCTCAGCCATCCTTACATCTGCCTGAGCTTGTGTATGCTCACTAGAGCAGTTAAATGTATCATCTGATTTATGATCTTTATCATGCTCTTTACAGTCTTTGTCTGTACTTATAAGCTCATTGCTATTGTTTTTATCACTCTTTTGATTCATTGAGCCTCTCCACTGTAAAAATCACCTATAAATATTAACAGATAAAAAGAGCAAAAATAAGTAATATAAGAACATATTTTCTACTGATTATTTAAAATATGAACTATTTATTAAAATTTAATTACTACTATAAGCAATAGCCTGATTTTTAAAATAAAAATATTATTTTGCAAAGTAAAAGCAGCTGTCATAAAAAAAGGCAGCATAATAATGCCGCCCCTTTATTGTCCTGTATATTTACGACTCCTTAACCTCTGTAAGTCCAAGTTTTGATGTTATATACATAATCACGCCAAGCAGAACCAGCATAGTGGCTGTTCCAATGATAAGAGCATAATTGTGTGAATGTATGATGGCAAATAAGATACCGTAGGTGCCGCTCATCATAATAAACATTATTACAGTAAGGCGTTTGTCTTTAAACAGTGCCTTTATATACAGACTTATCATGCACACCATGATAAGAGCTGCAATCAGATAGGATAGAGAGAAAATGACATATTCACTAAGTGAGAGCAGTACCATGTAGAACATAATAAGCGCAAGACCTATGATAATAAACTGCAGAGAGCTTAAAAAGCGTCTGGTTACCATTTCAAAAACAAAGACTGTACCAAAGGTAATGGCTATAAATAAAAGGACATACTTTGTCAGTCTCTCCACCAGCGTATACTGATCAAAGCCCTGCTTTAAATTTAATGATATGGTTTTAGCCACTTTTGAGCTTATATTGTCATCGATTAAATAGCGTGCCATGCCTGTGGTTATATTGGAGATATTGTACAAAGCATCAAAATTATGCTCCTCAATATTGCTCTTTGATGGCAAGGCATCCCCCTCAAAGCCTGGCTCTATGCCCTTGCCTTTGATTAAAATGCTGTTGTTTCTTGCAAGAGACCTGTAGCTTAAATGTTCACCACCGCGATAGATTAAAGACACATCAATATCATATCTGCCTGATATCTGCTCCTCATCTAGATGGGATGTATCAAGAGGTATCTGTATAGAATCAAGGCCAAAAGCTCCTTTTCCAGATTCTGCCTCAAACTCTTTACCTGCAAAGCTGATTTTATTTATTTTATCAATAACAGAATTTTCATCCTGCAGTATTTTAAGATAAGGCCTGCCAGAGATCTGATAATTATCAAGGACATCAAATAAATCTGTCATGCTAAAGCTACCTTTGTAACTGACACTGGCTGTATAGACCGAGGCTGCATAAAAACCTTTTTTGCGCTCAGTGACGTCAATATCAATACTGGTATCCATTTTATCGGCAAAAATATACAGCTCTGACTCTTCTGTTTTCTCTCCTACAGATTTATATATGGGAATGCAGATAACAGGTGCACCTATGTCAAGCTCATCACCCCAGGGGCTCATTATTGCATATTTAGCCTTATACAGATATTCCTGACGCTCATCTAAGAGCAGATTGAAAAACAGCTGAGGAATTAATAGCAAAAGACCAAGACCTGCTAAAATCATGGCATGCCAGGTTATGTTAAAGGGCTTGGTTTCTTTAGCACCATTTTTTAAATTAGAGGTCTTTGCTTTTGCTTCAAACTTATTTAATGCCCTAAATCCAGACTCTTTATTTTTCTTATCTTTGTCACTTATAAAGCCACCTGTCTCATCTTGTGACAGTCCCTGTGCATCAACATTGTCCTGCGTAGATTTTGAATCTTGCATATAATCATTCTCCATCGTGATATACTCATCTACAGCCTAAGCGCTTATTTTCATATAATAGCAAAAAGATAATACTGATATAAGTTCTCTGCTTGCTCTTAAGTTTTGATAAAATGTCCTGAAAATATACGCTACAATACATATTATATTTTAAAGCCTACTTATAAAACAGGAGAATGTATGCAGGGCAAAATGAAAAAACTGGCCATGGCCATTACTATGGCAACCTTTTCTTTAAATGCGCACAGCGCACAAAGCGAGGCTGACAATGCCGGACATAGAGTATTAAAGGTTGGCTGTGAGGCTGCTTTTGCCCCTTTTACCTACATTGATGATAAAGGCAAGCTCATAGGCTTTGACCTTGATCTGATACGTGCCATGGGCAAGGCTATGGGCTATGATGAGGTTGTGGTCAATGCACTGCCTTTTGACGGTCTTATACCTGCCATTATGACTGATAATATTGACCTTATCATCTCAGGCTTTACCATTTCAGAAGAAAGAGCTAAAAAGGTAGATTTTTCCGATCCATACTATATGTGTGGTCTGACCATGCTTGTTAACAAAAAAGATGCCGACAGGGTTAACAATATCGAGGATCTTGAAGGTCATGATGTATGTCTGCAGATTGGCACCACAGGTGCTCTGTATGCTCAAAAGCAGCTGCAAAAAGCCAAGCTCAAGCAGTTCAACTCCCCTCCTGATACCTATTTGGAGCTGCAAAACGGCGGCTGTATAGCTGCTTTAAATGACAGCCCTGTAAATGACTTCTTTTTAAACAATTACAAGGGTAATGATATTGTCTCCAAAAAAATTACCACAGGTGACAGCGAGTATTACGGCATAGCTGTAAACAAAGGCAACAAGGAGCTTTTAGACAGGCTCAACAAGGCCTTAAGCGATGTGCAGAAATCAGGTGAGTTTAAAGAGATAAGTATGCGCTGGTTTGGTCGCGATATCTCTGATGACTTTAAACAGCAGTAATTAATTCTTTAAAATGGGGCGCTGTGCAGCGCCCTTTTTTATCTGGAACTTTTACATTCTCTGCGCTAAGACTATCTGATCTTCTTTATAAATATGCGCAACTATCTTGTGTATCATAATAAAAGCCCAGGTTGGCGCTTTTGATAAAACCTAGTCCTGCATCCTTGCACTCAAATCTTGAGCATATAAGCCCCTCTCTTTTCACTAAAAAATCTTACTCTTTTAAGCCACAGATCCTGATTTTGTCATGCTTTTTAATACTATGTGGCCTTAAGTTGAGTTTAAAACTTTGATGTTTTTACATAAAAGTCACAGATTTACTACATAAAATGGTCAAACGTTTGACTAAAATTGCGTATTTTGCTAGCTTAAATCTAGATTTGTGTGCATGGATATCAATCATGATAAGTATAAAAGATATAGCTAAAAAGCTTAATGTTACGCCATCTACAGTATCACGCGCCTTAAACGGCAAAAAAGGTGTGTCAAAAGAGCTCAGCGATAAAATACTTAAAACCTGTCAGGAGATGGGCTACAGGAAAAATGCCATAGCGCAGTCACTTATCACCAATGAAACCAAGCTCATAGGCATGATTATTCCTGATATCACATCACGCTATTATTCTTTTATTGTCAAAGGTATCAATACCTATCTTGATGAGCAAGGCTACAGTGTAATTCTGTGCAATGCCAACCGATCGGCCAAAACCGAGCAGAACTATATTGAACTTCTGCTCTCACGCAGAGTTGACGGCATCATTATAATCTCGCTTACAGCAACAGAGGAGACACTGCTCTCCATTGCTGCAACAGGAACTCCTGTAGTACAGATTGACAATGCCATAAGTGATAAACTCTCCTCTGTCACCAATGACAACTATCGCGGTTCAAGTGCCCTTTTTGAACATATGGTGCAATTAGGCTGCCGCCGTATAGGCCTAATGCTTGGCCGTGTTGAAAACAAGACCACCATAGACAGACTGCGCGGTTTTACAGATGTGATGGCAAGGCATAAGATTAAAGTTGATGAAAGGCTTATTATCAATATTGATTCTACCGATCTTGATGCCTATAAAAATACCCCAAGACTGCTTGAATATAACCCTGATTCAATTTTTGCCATCAATGACAACGTGGCTTTGGGTGTACTGCGCTACTGTATGGATCACAATATACGCGTGCCAGAGGAACTGCGTCTTGCAGGTTATGACGATCTTGATATTGCCAATATGATACATGTGCCTTTAACTACAGTGCATCAGTTAAAGAGCACCCTTGGCAAGGCAGCAGCGCATCTTATTTTGCAGGAGATAAAAAATCCCAAAGATCCGCATCAGCATATAACCATGATCCCGCATCTTGTGGTACGTCAGTCATGTGGTGAGCATCTTGAGCAAAGACCTGCTCCGTTTAATGGAAAATAAGCAAACCATCACTTTTTATTTATAAATTTAAATTACATAAAAATCAAATATTTATAAAATCACTACTTATTAAAATATGATCAACATTACAAAATATAACTCAAACGTTTGATTAAGGGTAATTAATATATTATCTTAATTCCATAGGCAGATAACACAGCCTATGACCTTTCAACTTACAGTGGAGTTTGTATTATGAAGTTTTTCAAGAAGTGTGCTATGGTTGCAGCAATGGGTGCTGCTTTAGCTTCAAGTGGTGCTTTTGCTGATGACGTTATCAAATTAAAGATGGGATTTGTGGATCCAGCAACCTCATCATACGCCATGGGCGGTCAGAAATTTGCTGATGAACTTGCCAAGCTTACAG
Encoded here:
- the aspS gene encoding aspartate--tRNA ligase; amino-acid sequence: MRTHYCSDVNLNHASSEVTLCGWVNRRRDLGNLIFIDLRDRTGLVQVVFEPDNANLHALASTLRNEFCIKVKGVVKARPDDQVNSKMATGAIEIYASDLEIFNKAGVLPLDFNQDNSEEQRLRYRYLDLRRPEMVRMLTTRAKITRYVRNYLDSHGFLDIETPMLTKATPEGARDYLVPSRIHHGKFYALPQSPQLFKQLLMIAGYDRYYQIVKCFRDEDLRADRQPEFTQIDVETSFMSALDVRAVMEDMIVGLFKEIANYDLGTLPVMTWDEAMDRFGSDKPDLRIDYELHILCDAVRNTEFKVLSGPANDKNGRVVGFALPGGASLTRREIDNYTDYVKKMGGSGLIWIKVNELAKGAEGLQSSVAKHLTADELLALVNGCMAKDGDIVFIGAGERVKTHSAIGALRVQTAKDKGLIADGYKALWVIDFPMFEMTEEAGLTAMHHPFTAPANATPEQLIENPMAVYADAYDLVINGYESGGGSVRIYDQKMQQAVFKVLGISNEEAQEKFGFLLDALSFGAPPHAGLAFGLDRVTMLLTGTDNIRDVIAFPKTTAAACLMTQAPNLASDEALNELAITVTDIEK
- a CDS encoding FmdB family zinc ribbon protein, with protein sequence MPFYEYRCKSCGQMLTVMQGIKEKPLVHCDNCNSDSLIKMISRTSFDLKGGGWCGTTASNKAKAQSSAESGAATSCACNACPHKQ
- a CDS encoding inner membrane CreD family protein, whose amino-acid sequence is MNQKSDKNNSNELISTDKDCKEHDKDHKSDDTFNCSSEHTQAQADVRMAEDKKLNTYMRIKDLYGFIKQKGILHKITLHFIIMAFIGCLVLVPMNIFNDLIEDRKGVYKQDKEYFMKLHGPYLIIASPIIYIPLYKKTQIKLARRSVIENKRLIIIADTVKTTVDLKISPKSHGLYKGNAFSADVRYKGIFSLKEFEEALDDNFEVGTPSLFISQNKNIAINAINKIEVCGTKFKVESEEIGYGLGYVQADIQSAFLKARKGSGVVDFDISLVYQGTQGLTFRNFSKRNEVSIKGTGAEPFLRPYLKSVRDVAAKPIQSHIADKSFCLEYDMSRTDNVSNYKNMHTYLLLKKAPGVGLDFKEYEYMGFSLIDRLIDYVFLFAAVVYTAIFAFEITVRRFLNVLQLGVLGLALCMFYLLLLAVSEFVLFAYVYAFATLAVVIMTGAYIHALFKKKVYTLVMLCIMCVTYFMLYVILHIQNYALIIGTGFMLLILALAMYATTKLSLVEIKR
- the creD gene encoding cell envelope integrity protein CreD, translating into MQDSKSTQDNVDAQGLSQDETGGFISDKDKKNKESGFRALNKFEAKAKTSNLKNGAKETKPFNITWHAMILAGLGLLLLIPQLFFNLLLDERQEYLYKAKYAIMSPWGDELDIGAPVICIPIYKSVGEKTEESELYIFADKMDTSIDIDVTERKKGFYAASVYTASVSYKGSFSMTDLFDVLDNYQISGRPYLKILQDENSVIDKINKISFAGKEFEAESGKGAFGLDSIQIPLDTSHLDEEQISGRYDIDVSLIYRGGEHLSYRSLARNNSILIKGKGIEPGFEGDALPSKSNIEEHNFDALYNISNITTGMARYLIDDNISSKVAKTISLNLKQGFDQYTLVERLTKYVLLFIAITFGTVFVFEMVTRRFLSSLQFIIIGLALIMFYMVLLSLSEYVIFSLSYLIAALIMVCMISLYIKALFKDKRLTVIMFIMMSGTYGILFAIIHSHNYALIIGTATMLVLLGVIMYITSKLGLTEVKES
- a CDS encoding basic amino acid ABC transporter substrate-binding protein, whose amino-acid sequence is MQGKMKKLAMAITMATFSLNAHSAQSEADNAGHRVLKVGCEAAFAPFTYIDDKGKLIGFDLDLIRAMGKAMGYDEVVVNALPFDGLIPAIMTDNIDLIISGFTISEERAKKVDFSDPYYMCGLTMLVNKKDADRVNNIEDLEGHDVCLQIGTTGALYAQKQLQKAKLKQFNSPPDTYLELQNGGCIAALNDSPVNDFFLNNYKGNDIVSKKITTGDSEYYGIAVNKGNKELLDRLNKALSDVQKSGEFKEISMRWFGRDISDDFKQQ